Proteins encoded by one window of Halomonas sp. SH5A2:
- a CDS encoding YkvA family protein: protein MALVSKWWWLRRLKSRAWVFKRMWRALTLFFPMTRDVVKGRFRPVPWSAFGLMAVALIYLVLPFDLIPDFLMLIGVVDDVVIIGWLLNRMDQQLAGYRAWKYPESESANSPHTAA, encoded by the coding sequence ATGGCCCTAGTATCTAAATGGTGGTGGCTGCGTCGACTTAAATCCCGTGCCTGGGTATTCAAGCGTATGTGGCGTGCGCTGACATTGTTTTTCCCCATGACACGAGACGTCGTCAAGGGGCGCTTTCGGCCTGTGCCCTGGTCAGCCTTCGGCTTGATGGCGGTGGCGCTGATTTATCTGGTGTTACCGTTTGATTTGATCCCCGATTTTCTTATGTTGATCGGCGTGGTTGACGATGTCGTCATTATCGGTTGGTTGCTCAATCGCATGGACCAACAGTTGGCTGGCTATCGCGCCTGGAAATACCCCGAGAGTGAATCCGCTAACTCCCCGCACACGGCCGCTTGA